In a genomic window of Sulfurisphaera tokodaii str. 7:
- the cutB gene encoding glyceraldehyde dehydrogenase subunit beta — translation MYPPKFGYVIPDNLNEALEFLEEHQDARPLAGGHSLIPMLKLRLIRPSYIVEIRRFSNLSYITKDGNLYKIGALTTHYNISKSSIPLLSETASNIGDPQVRNMGTIGGSISHLDPSADYPAALIAMDAKVKITSRKGDRVVNFKSFAKDMFTPDLNPGELVTEIQVPTFEGYKFSYQKLERRAGDFAIVGVALLLKLSGDVIEDVRIGLTAVNNVAVRAKGAEEELLGKRLNDEIIEKAATRAMESANPTSDLRGSAEYKKKMVKVLTKRAIITALKR, via the coding sequence GTGTATCCGCCAAAGTTTGGATATGTTATTCCGGATAATCTAAACGAAGCTTTAGAGTTCTTAGAAGAACATCAAGACGCTAGACCATTAGCTGGTGGCCATAGTTTAATACCAATGCTAAAACTAAGATTAATAAGGCCTTCATATATTGTAGAAATCAGAAGATTCTCTAATTTAAGTTATATTACTAAAGATGGTAACTTATATAAAATCGGAGCATTAACTACGCATTATAACATCTCGAAATCATCAATACCTCTACTGAGTGAAACAGCTAGTAACATTGGAGATCCGCAAGTAAGAAATATGGGAACAATAGGGGGTAGTATTTCTCATTTAGATCCTTCCGCAGATTATCCAGCAGCTCTCATTGCAATGGATGCAAAAGTAAAAATTACAAGTAGAAAAGGAGACAGAGTGGTTAACTTTAAATCATTTGCAAAGGACATGTTCACTCCAGATTTAAATCCAGGTGAACTTGTTACTGAAATTCAGGTTCCAACATTTGAAGGTTACAAATTCTCTTATCAAAAGCTAGAAAGAAGAGCTGGAGATTTTGCTATAGTTGGTGTAGCATTACTCCTAAAATTATCTGGTGATGTGATTGAAGATGTTAGAATTGGATTAACAGCAGTAAATAATGTAGCTGTTAGAGCAAAAGGTGCTGAAGAAGAGTTACTCGGTAAAAGGTTAAATGACGAGATAATTGAAAAAGCGGCAACAAGAGCTATGGAGAGTGCAAACCCCACTTCAGATTTAAGAGGCTCTGCTGAATATAAGAAAAAGATGGTAAAAGTTTTAACTAAGAGAGCTATTATTACAGCGTTAAAGAGGTGA
- a CDS encoding nucleotidyltransferase family protein — protein MRIGAVVLAAGEAKRFGKNKLIQNFMGKPIIIRVIESVSFLDRVIIVGKYIEELIPFLKNEIVIYNPKWMLGISESIKLGVRFFQDYDGVLIVLGDMPLLTSETIRKIIINFKESCSAVVPVYNNIRGNPVLISRKLYEQVFSLSGDIGAREILKKRSDLCFVECGVEVVTDVDTESDLTSLQQP, from the coding sequence ATGAGAATTGGTGCTGTTGTACTAGCTGCAGGAGAAGCTAAACGATTTGGCAAAAATAAGCTTATTCAGAATTTTATGGGAAAACCGATAATAATAAGAGTTATAGAGTCAGTCAGTTTTTTAGACAGAGTAATAATTGTTGGTAAATATATAGAAGAATTGATACCATTTTTAAAGAATGAAATAGTTATCTATAACCCTAAATGGATGCTGGGTATAAGTGAATCAATTAAGCTTGGAGTTAGGTTCTTTCAAGATTATGATGGTGTCTTAATAGTACTAGGAGATATGCCCCTATTAACTTCAGAGACTATAAGAAAAATTATTATAAATTTCAAAGAAAGTTGTTCGGCTGTTGTTCCAGTGTATAATAATATTAGAGGAAATCCAGTTCTAATTTCAAGAAAATTATACGAACAAGTTTTTTCATTATCTGGAGATATAGGAGCAAGAGAAATATTGAAAAAGAGAAGTGATTTATGTTTTGTTGAATGCGGAGTAGAAGTTGTTACTGATGTTGATACGGAGTCTGACTTAACTTCTCTGCAGCAGCCTTAA
- a CDS encoding YHS domain-containing protein, with the protein MKDPVCGMDVEDSTPYKFTYKGKTYYFCSPMCMAEFKKRPEKYIK; encoded by the coding sequence ATTAAAGACCCTGTTTGTGGAATGGATGTAGAAGATTCCACTCCTTATAAGTTTACCTATAAGGGAAAAACTTATTATTTTTGTAGTCCGATGTGCATGGCTGAATTCAAAAAGAGACCAGAAAAATATATTAAATAA
- the cobA gene encoding uroporphyrinogen-III C-methyltransferase — MMGKVFIVGAGPGDPELITLKAYNLIKKANVIIYDRLVPKTLLEDTKAELIYVGKEIGDSKLQDYINELLVEKAKTNSIVVRLKGGDPYVFGRGEEECIYVLSHGIECEVVPGVSSAIAVPAYAGIPVTSRLTNSSSFTVITGTRADNKIIDASYIPREGTLIILMGIHVIEQLERVLLSVRDYEEYVAIIENGTTEKQRVITGRLKDLSKLIIEHKIRPPAIIVVGDVVKLREKLWKLT, encoded by the coding sequence TTGATGGGAAAGGTTTTTATTGTAGGTGCAGGTCCAGGAGACCCTGAGCTAATTACACTTAAGGCTTATAACTTGATAAAAAAGGCTAATGTAATTATTTACGATAGATTAGTTCCAAAGACGTTATTAGAAGATACAAAAGCAGAACTTATATATGTAGGAAAAGAGATAGGGGACTCAAAACTTCAAGATTATATAAATGAACTCTTAGTAGAAAAAGCAAAGACAAATAGCATTGTTGTGAGATTAAAGGGGGGAGATCCTTATGTTTTCGGAAGGGGAGAAGAAGAGTGTATTTACGTATTATCTCACGGAATTGAATGCGAAGTAGTTCCGGGAGTAAGTAGTGCTATTGCAGTGCCGGCTTATGCGGGCATTCCGGTTACAAGCAGATTAACAAACTCCTCTAGCTTTACAGTAATTACAGGGACTAGGGCTGATAATAAAATCATTGATGCAAGTTATATTCCAAGAGAAGGAACTCTAATAATCTTGATGGGAATTCACGTAATAGAACAATTAGAGAGAGTTTTACTCTCAGTGAGAGATTATGAGGAATATGTAGCTATTATAGAGAACGGTACAACTGAAAAACAAAGAGTTATAACGGGAAGGCTAAAAGACTTATCTAAACTAATAATAGAACATAAAATAAGACCTCCTGCAATAATTGTTGTTGGAGATGTTGTGAAATTAAGAGAGAAACTTTGGAAGTTAACTTAA
- a CDS encoding CoxG family protein → MKFEGEVQVPISSQELWEYVTSPEKIASCFPGLKSLNKEGDEYKVVGSTGIGFIKGDYKASVKFVQIDKENKTVTLVAKGNGLNSNVDINALVTVIDNPTRLKYSADVKVSGILASIGARLMDSAVNKILNDLFECIKTKASNR, encoded by the coding sequence ATGAAATTTGAAGGGGAAGTTCAAGTTCCTATCTCTTCCCAAGAATTATGGGAATATGTCACAAGTCCAGAAAAAATAGCATCATGTTTTCCAGGTCTAAAAAGTCTAAACAAAGAAGGAGACGAATATAAAGTCGTAGGCTCTACCGGTATTGGATTTATAAAAGGAGATTATAAAGCTTCAGTAAAATTCGTCCAAATAGATAAAGAAAATAAAACAGTTACTTTAGTAGCGAAAGGTAACGGATTAAATAGTAATGTAGATATAAATGCTTTAGTTACTGTAATAGACAATCCTACTAGGCTCAAGTATTCTGCTGATGTAAAAGTGAGTGGTATATTAGCTTCAATAGGAGCTAGATTAATGGATTCTGCCGTTAATAAAATTTTAAATGATTTATTTGAATGTATTAAAACAAAGGCGAGTAATAGATGA
- a CDS encoding SRPBCC domain-containing protein — protein MKLQGKIKINDIKKAEIFISSYYNLLRCVPGIEDIEENRFVAKSRIGFLTIETDGEVKSFNKGDNWSETVIEILGAGVKATVRSLVRIQNHELIYDVDYEVDVQIPALKNFVEKHVSQLTKQILECTAQAVS, from the coding sequence ATGAAATTACAAGGAAAAATTAAAATAAATGATATAAAAAAAGCCGAAATTTTTATTTCTAGTTATTACAATTTACTGCGTTGTGTTCCAGGTATCGAGGATATCGAGGAAAATAGATTTGTAGCAAAAAGCAGAATAGGGTTCTTAACTATTGAAACTGATGGTGAAGTCAAATCTTTTAATAAAGGAGATAATTGGTCTGAAACTGTTATAGAAATATTAGGAGCTGGAGTAAAAGCTACAGTAAGAAGTTTAGTTAGAATTCAGAATCATGAGTTAATTTATGATGTTGATTACGAAGTTGATGTTCAAATCCCCGCATTAAAAAACTTTGTTGAAAAACACGTCTCACAATTAACTAAACAAATTTTAGAGTGTACGGCACAAGCAGTAAGCTAA
- the cutC gene encoding glyceraldehyde dehydrogenase subunit gamma, whose protein sequence is MKIINSDQKVKITLKINGEKYETEVEPRRLLVHVLRELGFTGVHIGCDTSNCGACTVIMNGKSVKSCTVLAVEADGAEILTVEGLAKDGKLHPIQEAFWENHALQCGYCTPGMIMEAYWLLREKPNPTEEEIREGISGNLCRCTGYQNIVKAIKAAAEKLSQTPYQHQ, encoded by the coding sequence ATGAAAATAATCAATAGTGATCAAAAAGTAAAAATTACATTAAAGATAAATGGCGAAAAGTATGAGACTGAAGTTGAACCTAGAAGATTATTAGTTCATGTACTTAGAGAATTAGGATTTACTGGAGTACATATTGGTTGTGATACATCAAATTGTGGTGCTTGTACGGTAATTATGAACGGAAAATCAGTAAAATCATGCACAGTGCTTGCAGTAGAAGCAGATGGAGCAGAAATACTTACAGTTGAAGGATTAGCTAAAGATGGAAAACTTCATCCAATACAAGAAGCTTTCTGGGAGAATCACGCATTACAATGTGGGTATTGCACCCCTGGTATGATAATGGAAGCTTATTGGCTACTTAGGGAAAAACCTAATCCAACAGAGGAAGAAATAAGAGAAGGCATATCTGGGAACCTATGTAGATGTACTGGATATCAAAATATTGTAAAAGCTATTAAGGCTGCTGCAGAGAAGTTAAGTCAGACTCCGTATCAACATCAGTAA